One genomic region from Bombyx mori chromosome 6, ASM3026992v2 encodes:
- the Cbz gene encoding chorion b-ZIP transcription factor isoform X2 — MVFSQTSLKTRNILKVVDLDRLKPEKNQQANGLTGVIHQGNNGVMPQGTVPTASFSEEYLKPEQLYASTMLHGSNSEFFQELDQLCSDPEREEQTRTIDSHKETEKRACSFDTPHTSFCLQGWDVQDDNSPYGQAGFYSNTSMDTISPAFDGFALNNDLGPIPEEANEVQFPEQFLDISSLPVVIGGLTSAAALDDSWAYPEPVNWTNTFNTDNTINTDTQKTLPLTEDDSCDAKIISFLPSEVENCDVFLPKLIDQCDDAVLQKEGMHKCERGLSIDVGIRTPSWPADAISTPEVLSYVEQLEKEKCSRAFKELRNDLPLQKTELDLNSVVNIIPCKNNDYEPVTPKSESQLDSDNEDRRTHLSKRKHLDSDDSDETYTPFAEQTSRKYKRKKSNVPIKEMILALEGSRQVGTRRRGRPPKRRDSTLSSTCSIDENSSNISTQESKYRELRDKNNEASKRSRMNRKLKELQMEQLAIDLEERNKKLRVKADILEELTKKVKDALMAAILQK; from the exons ATGGTTTTTTCGCAAACGAGTCTCAAGACTCGAAACATTTTGAAAGTAGTAGACCTAGATCGTTTAAAGCCAGAAAAGAACCAACAGGCGAACGGTCTAACCGGAGTGATTCACCAAGGAAACAACGGAGTAATGCCTCAAGGAACAGTGCCAACAGCCAGCTTTTCCGAG GAATATTTGAAACCGGAACAGTTATACGCGAGCACAATGCTTCACGGTTCGAACTCAGAGTTCTTCCAAGAACTGGATCAGTTGTGCTCCGATCCAGAAAGGGAAGAACAAACACGGACCATTG ATTCTCATAAAGAAACCGAAAAACGGGCATGTTCCTTCGACACACCGCACACATcattctgcctacaagggtggGATGTACAGGACGATAACTCTCCCTACGGCCAGGCAGGCTTTTATAGTAACACCTCCATGGACACGATCTCTCCGGCTTTCGATGGGTTCGCTCTTAATAATGACTTAGGGCCGATTCCAGAGGAAGCTAATGAGGTTCAATTTCCAGAACAATTTTTGGATATCAGCAGCCTGCCTGTCGTTATCGGAGGTTTAACGTCCGCAGCGGCCCTTGACGATTCCTGGGCTTATCCAGAACCAGTCAACTGGACCAACACATTCAACACAGATAACACTATAAACACAGACACACAAAAAACATTGCCCTTGACCGAAGACGACTCTTGTGATGCAAAAATTATTTCTTTCCTGCCAAGTGAAGTCGAAAATTGTGATGTATTTTTACCTAAACTCATCGATCAGTGTGATGATGCAGTTTTACAAAAAGAAGGAATGCACAAGTGCGAAAGAGGACTTTCCATTGACGTAGGAATTCGTACACCAAGCTGGCCAGCTGATGCGATTAGCACTCCTGAAGTTCTTAGTTACGTCGAGCAATTAGAAAAAGAAAAGTGCTCACGTGCATTTAAG GAACTCCGCAATGATTTGCCTCTTCAAAAAACGGAACTAGACCTAAACTCAGTAGTAAACATCATTCCATGCAAAAATAATGATTATGAACCAGTCACACCAAAAAGTGAATCTCAGCTGGATTCTGATAATGAAGACAGAAGAACACATTTAAGCAAAAGGAAGCATCTGGACAGTGATGATTCTGATGAAACCTATACACCTTTTGCTGAACAGACATCACGAAAATATAAAAGGAAAAAGTCAAATGTTCCAATCAAAGAAATGATCCTTGCACTTGAGGGATCGCGACAGGTTGGGACCAGAAGAAGAGGCCGACCCCCCAAGAGACGAGACAGCACACTATCATCCACATGCAGCATTGATGAAAATTCATCAAATATTTCCACTCAAGAATCAAAGTATAGAGAGTTGAGAGACAAGAATAATGAAGCTTCCAAAAGATCCAGAATGAACAGGAAACTCAAAGAACTACAGATGGAACAATTGGCAATTGATTTggaagaaagaaataaaaaactaagAGTTAAAGCAGATATTTTGGAAGAGCTGACCAAAAAAGTAAAAGATGCATTGATGGCTGCAATTTTACAGAAATGA
- the LOC778479 gene encoding eukaryotic initiation factor 4B protein produces MAATGKKSKKAKWIKADITSIIAEPTTIATTNNWANAAEDETENFGYASHTRAPVVLPSASRAARGGLAVDDESIPHRPPFIAHISNLPYDVEESAIAELFADLKVTNLRLPREGDRLKGHGYVDFEDRENLIEALNMPDLTIGGRRVRIEVSTPDDRRMGRSGRSDRDRDYDPERTMGDWRSGPRAVPDAPGRPRPPNDRERDRDRDRERDSSADNRPGAWRDAERAPEPARAPYGGRDSFGRDRYGEDRGRDRGYGGRDGFRAAPDREGGFSRDSRGFGGRGFGDRDRDRDPPPREDTKPRERPKLNLLPRTVPRETEAPTKPADGAPLEEKQEKQAPKPVPAEKVFGGAKPVDTAAKEREIEERLRKQEEEARRVAEEKERWGGRRVRTLK; encoded by the exons ATGGCCGCTACAG GCAAGAAGTCAAAGAAGGCAAAATGGATCAAAGCCGACATCACAAGCATTATAGCAGAACCGACCACAATCGCAACTACCAACAATTGGGCGAACGCTGCAGAAGATGAAA CGGAAAATTTTGGATATGCATCGCATACACGGGCACCAGTTGTACTGCCTTCAGCTTCTCGTGCAGCACGAGGAGGCTTGGCAGTTGATGATGAGTCAATACCACATCGCCCCCCATTTATTGCACACATCTCTAATCTGCCTTATGATGTTGAAGAAAGTGCTATTGCAGAGTTATTTGCTGACCTTAAG GTTACCAACTTAAGACTTCCAAGAGAGGGTGACAGACTCAAAGGTCATGGATATGTTGATTTTGAAGACAgagaaaatttaattgaagctcTCAATATGCCAGACTTG ACAATAGGTGGCAGGAGAGTACGAATTGAGGTGTCTACTCCAGATGACCGTCGAATGGGACGAAGTGGACGCTCTGATAGAGATAG GGACTATGACCCTGAGCGTACAATGGGTGACTGGCGCTCCGGACCCCGCGCTGTACCCGACGCGCCCGGCCGCCCTCGTCCTCCCAATGACAGAGAACGAGATCGGGATCGGGATCGCGAAAGAGACT CGAGTGCAGATAACCGTCCGGGAGCCTGGCGCGACGCCGAGCGAGCCCCCGAGCCCGCGCGGGCCCCCTACGGCGGGAGGGACTCCTTCGGACGTGACCGCTATGGAGAGGATAG AGGTAGAGATCGGGGTTATGGTGGACGAGATGGATTCCGTGCTGCACCAGACCGTGAAGGAGGATTcag CAGAGATAGTAGAGGATTCGGCGGCAGAGGTTTTGGCGATCGTGATCGTGACCGGGACCCACCTCCAAGAGAAG acACAAAACCTCGTGAACGTCCTAAGTTGAATTTGTTACCGCGCACTGTGCCTCGCGAGACCGAAGCCCCCACCAAGCCCGCCGACGGAGCGCCCCTGGAGGAAAAACAAGAGAAACAGGCTCCGAAGCCGGTGCCTGCTGAAAAAGTGTTTGGCGGCGCTAAACCTGTTGACACTGCTGCTAA GGAAAGAGAAATTGAAGAGCGTCTACGAAAACAGGAAGAAGAAGCCAGACGCGTTGCTGAAGAAAAAGAACGTTGGGGGGGACGTAGAGTAcgtactttaaaataa
- the Cbz gene encoding chorion b-ZIP transcription factor isoform X1, whose translation MVFSQTSLKTRNILKVVDLDRLKPEKNQQANGLTGVIHQGNNGVMPQGTVPTASFSEVRVKLRIREYYYNRIFINIKLKYKNSYVTGTKFNISLFYFQEYLKPEQLYASTMLHGSNSEFFQELDQLCSDPEREEQTRTIDSHKETEKRACSFDTPHTSFCLQGWDVQDDNSPYGQAGFYSNTSMDTISPAFDGFALNNDLGPIPEEANEVQFPEQFLDISSLPVVIGGLTSAAALDDSWAYPEPVNWTNTFNTDNTINTDTQKTLPLTEDDSCDAKIISFLPSEVENCDVFLPKLIDQCDDAVLQKEGMHKCERGLSIDVGIRTPSWPADAISTPEVLSYVEQLEKEKCSRAFKELRNDLPLQKTELDLNSVVNIIPCKNNDYEPVTPKSESQLDSDNEDRRTHLSKRKHLDSDDSDETYTPFAEQTSRKYKRKKSNVPIKEMILALEGSRQVGTRRRGRPPKRRDSTLSSTCSIDENSSNISTQESKYRELRDKNNEASKRSRMNRKLKELQMEQLAIDLEERNKKLRVKADILEELTKKVKDALMAAILQK comes from the exons ATGGTTTTTTCGCAAACGAGTCTCAAGACTCGAAACATTTTGAAAGTAGTAGACCTAGATCGTTTAAAGCCAGAAAAGAACCAACAGGCGAACGGTCTAACCGGAGTGATTCACCAAGGAAACAACGGAGTAATGCCTCAAGGAACAGTGCCAACAGCCAGCTTTTCCGAGGTAAGAGTGAAGCTGAGAATTCGTGAGTACTATTataatagaatttttattaacattaaacttaaatataaaaatagctaTGTCACTGGaactaaatttaatattagtttattcTATTTCCAGGAATATTTGAAACCGGAACAGTTATACGCGAGCACAATGCTTCACGGTTCGAACTCAGAGTTCTTCCAAGAACTGGATCAGTTGTGCTCCGATCCAGAAAGGGAAGAACAAACACGGACCATTG ATTCTCATAAAGAAACCGAAAAACGGGCATGTTCCTTCGACACACCGCACACATcattctgcctacaagggtggGATGTACAGGACGATAACTCTCCCTACGGCCAGGCAGGCTTTTATAGTAACACCTCCATGGACACGATCTCTCCGGCTTTCGATGGGTTCGCTCTTAATAATGACTTAGGGCCGATTCCAGAGGAAGCTAATGAGGTTCAATTTCCAGAACAATTTTTGGATATCAGCAGCCTGCCTGTCGTTATCGGAGGTTTAACGTCCGCAGCGGCCCTTGACGATTCCTGGGCTTATCCAGAACCAGTCAACTGGACCAACACATTCAACACAGATAACACTATAAACACAGACACACAAAAAACATTGCCCTTGACCGAAGACGACTCTTGTGATGCAAAAATTATTTCTTTCCTGCCAAGTGAAGTCGAAAATTGTGATGTATTTTTACCTAAACTCATCGATCAGTGTGATGATGCAGTTTTACAAAAAGAAGGAATGCACAAGTGCGAAAGAGGACTTTCCATTGACGTAGGAATTCGTACACCAAGCTGGCCAGCTGATGCGATTAGCACTCCTGAAGTTCTTAGTTACGTCGAGCAATTAGAAAAAGAAAAGTGCTCACGTGCATTTAAG GAACTCCGCAATGATTTGCCTCTTCAAAAAACGGAACTAGACCTAAACTCAGTAGTAAACATCATTCCATGCAAAAATAATGATTATGAACCAGTCACACCAAAAAGTGAATCTCAGCTGGATTCTGATAATGAAGACAGAAGAACACATTTAAGCAAAAGGAAGCATCTGGACAGTGATGATTCTGATGAAACCTATACACCTTTTGCTGAACAGACATCACGAAAATATAAAAGGAAAAAGTCAAATGTTCCAATCAAAGAAATGATCCTTGCACTTGAGGGATCGCGACAGGTTGGGACCAGAAGAAGAGGCCGACCCCCCAAGAGACGAGACAGCACACTATCATCCACATGCAGCATTGATGAAAATTCATCAAATATTTCCACTCAAGAATCAAAGTATAGAGAGTTGAGAGACAAGAATAATGAAGCTTCCAAAAGATCCAGAATGAACAGGAAACTCAAAGAACTACAGATGGAACAATTGGCAATTGATTTggaagaaagaaataaaaaactaagAGTTAAAGCAGATATTTTGGAAGAGCTGACCAAAAAAGTAAAAGATGCATTGATGGCTGCAATTTTACAGAAATGA